The region CCGTGATCGCCGCGGTCTCGTTCAGTCCGATCCACAGATAGCACAGCACGATCAGGACCAGCGCAGGCAGGTTGAGAAAGACGACCAGCCAGGGGTCGAGCCAGCGGTCGACCGCCGGAAACCGGCCCATCGCGAAACCAAGGGCAATGCCGGCGGTCATCGCCAGGGCAAAGGCCCAGATGACCCGCCAGAGCGTCATCCCGAGATGATAAGGCAGCTCGCCCGAGGCAGCGGCCGACTGGAACGGCCGCAAAAGAGCCCATGGCTGCGGCAACACCGACGCATCGCCCGTCAGCGCCGCCGCGCAGATCCACAGTAGCAGGAGAACCGCCAGCGACAGGATGCGCACTGCCGCCGACTTTTGCAGCGTGTCAGTCAAAGTGGACGAACATCCCCTCCGGCAGACTGGTTGCCTGACCGACAAGCTTTTCACCGCCAAGCTCGGCCATCAACTGAAGAAAGCGATCCGCCGCAGCTTCGTCGACCGGAGCGCCGCTCGGGATACCTTCACGAAATCCGTCGCGCAGAGCGATGAATTCGGCATCATTTGCGGCATTCATCATCCCGCGCAGGTTTTCCCAGGCCTCATCGTTCGTCATCAGCAATTCCTTGGCGGCGCGGGAGGCCTTGTAGAAGCCCTCAACCACCTGCGGATTGGCTGCCAGATAATCCTCCTTCAGCACATAGCCGAGCAGCGGCGTATCCGGATCAAGCCCGAGTTCGGCCGCCGCCTCGGAGACCGACACCAGCTCATGCATGCCCTCCGCCTTCATCTTGGCGAGAAAGTGCCAGAAGTTGATGGCTCCCGCCGTCTCGCCCTGCAAGGCCGACTTGAAAATCAGCGGCGGCGCGCCGAACACCTGCTCGGTCTCCGCCATCAGGTCCATGCCGTATTTTTCCTGCGCGTAGGCGCGCAGG is a window of Roseibium salinum DNA encoding:
- a CDS encoding ABC transporter substrate-binding protein, whose translation is MLKQTAALTAACVFTVCLAQAQDLPKLRGAMLAAGTVNWEISTIKDNGLDTANGFELVVQDYGDNAATRVALEGGEADLVVADWIWVARQRAAGKDYVFIPYSLAVGGLVVKDDSGIGDLQDLKGKKIGIAGGPLDKSWLILRAYAQEKYGMDLMAETEQVFGAPPLIFKSALQGETAGAINFWHFLAKMKAEGMHELVSVSEAAAELGLDPDTPLLGYVLKEDYLAANPQVVEGFYKASRAAKELLMTNDEAWENLRGMMNAANDAEFIALRDGFREGIPSGAPVDEAAADRFLQLMAELGGEKLVGQATSLPEGMFVHFD